In Sphaerospermopsis torques-reginae ITEP-024, the genomic window AATACACACTTTTTCAGGTATACCCTTGAAAACCCTTGCACTTTTCTCCTCTTTATCAGCAGTTCGACACTTCGACAAGCTCTGTTACCGCAAGCTCACTGACCACCTGTAACCTTTGTTCTATCTGAGTTTTACATTTATTCAGCAAGCCCTATGTAAAATAATAAGATGACTTAGCTTAAATTGAAAAATAGAAAGGAAACTGATAAAATTTCCTTTCTACTTTTTTATATTTTATCTTTTTTTTAATACCCCCAAGGGAATTCGAATCCCTGTTACCTCCGTGAAAGGGAGGTGTCCTAGGCCTCTAGACGATGGGGGCATCGCGTTCTTCACTTTTAATAAGTTACTCTATTTCCCAGAGGATGTCAACACCTTTTTCCAAAAAATTTTTTCCGGCATCGAAAACCGCAAAATTCATGAAATGACAAGGCTTTGGGAGATGGGGAGGTGAGAAGACGAAAAATTACAGATCAAAAAATCTTTCATGGTTTTTGGGGTAGGGGTCTGGACGCGATTGCAAATCTACACCATACACGGTCGCCAAATCCTGAAAAAAGACGTACTATGGACAACTAAGCATGAAAAAATCTCCTATTTTTTTAAAGATGGGTGTGCAGTTGTACCTGTAAAGTTAATATTTATGATTCTGCACAAAGGTTAATTAACGGATTTTGAAATTAATCCCTCAAAATCTACAACATGGAAGCATCTTTTCAAATCACCCTACAGATGGTGTTCACAGTTCTTGCAGGTATCAGCGCCCAAGTGATGGCTGCATATTTCAAGCTGCCCAGCATCGTCTTATTACTTTTGTTAGGCATTCTCTTGGGTGCTGATGGCATTGGACTATTGCATCCCCATCTGCTAGGCACTGGACTAGAAGTAATTGTTTCCCTAGCGACGGCAATTATTTTGTTTGAAGGCGGTCTGAAATTGGATCTGCGGGAAATGGGCAGAGTTTCCGTCAGTTTGCAATTGCTTGTCACCTTGGGAACGTTGATCACACTGCTTGGTGGGAGTATGGCGGCGCACTGGCTAGGAGAATTTCCCTGGAATATAGCTTTTCTCTATGCTTCCATAGTCGTTGTCACAGGTCCGACAGTCATTGGTCCGCTGATTAAACAAATCAACGTAGACCGACAAGTGGCAACGCTGCTGGAAGGGGAAGGAGTTTTAATTGACCCGGTGGGAGCTATTTTAGCCTACGTTGTTCTAGATACTATTTTGAATGGTGATCCTGACCCCATCAAAGCCATTATGGGTTTAATCTTGCGTTTAAGTGTAGGCGCAATGATTGGCGGTGTTGGTGGTTTTTTGATGAGTTGGATTTTCAAACGCGCCAATTTTCTCTCTTTTGAACTGAAAAACCTAATTGTGTTGGCAGGACTGTGGGGTTTGTTTACCTTAGCGCAAACTATTCGCAGTGAGTCAGGAATTATGACTACAGTTGTAGCTGGTGCGGTATTTGCTAACTCATCAGTTCCTGAAGAACGCCTGTTACGCAGCTTTAAAAATCAATTGACTATTCTCAGTGTTTCTGTACTGTTTATCCTCCTAGCCGCTGATTTATCTATCGCCAGTGTATTAGCGTTAGGTTGGGGTAGTTTATTCACTGTTTTGGTATTGATGTTTGTGGTTCGCCCGATCAACATTTTATTGTGTACTTGGAACAGTAATCTCAATTGGCGACAGAAATTGTTTTTAGGTTGGGTTGCGCCCAGAGGCATAGTTTCTGCTTCTGTGGCTTCATTATTTGCCATTTCCCTGACACAACGCGGTGTTAATGGTGGTGATGCGATAAAAGCTTTGGTGTTCTTGACAATTATCATGACTGTTTTTTGTCAGGGCTTAACAGCCGGTTGGCTGGTGAAGTGGTTACGCATTACTTCTAAAGATGCCACTGGGGCGGTGATAGTGGGTTGTAATCCTTTGAGTTTATTGATTGCCAGGTTCTTCCAGGAACGAGGAGAAAGTGTAATCATTATTGACACTGACTCCCAATATTTTGCTCAAGCTGAAGCTCAAAATCTGCGCGTGATTGCTAGTAGTGCGCTAGATGCAGAAGTATTGGAAGAAGCTGGCATTGCTTCAAGGGGTACTTTTTTGGCAATGACTAATAACGGGGAAGTGAATTTTGTGTTAGCACAACGGGCAGCAGAAGAATTTAATCCACCTCGTGTTTTAGCAGTATTTCCCCGTGATCCCCAAGCTTCTAGCTCACTGAACAGCAGCAATAGTAGAGTTAATCAAGCTTTTGTCTCTGACTTACCGGTGAAAACCTGGAATGAATATTTAAATAATGGGCGGGTGAAATTGGGAACAACTACTTTGAATGAGGCTGAATTTTCCAGTCAGCAGGAGCATATACAAGAAAAGATTCGGACTGGGGTGTTAGTACCGCTATTGATGGAAAGGGAAGAGCGCCTACAGGTAATGTCAGTTAATCAAAGTTGGGAAATAGGCGATCGCATTATTTACCTGTTGTACGATTCCCGACCAAATCTGTTAAAACGTTTATCTGGTGCTAGTCAATCTACAGCTTTGGCTTTAGAAAAGTTACCAGAAGTGGAAGAAGTACCCACGGCTAAATTCTCTCAACTGTCTGCTACGGAAGCATCTGGTAATTGAACTTTAATAGAACCGACTCACGAGTAGCAAAAACCTGTTACCTGCTTTGGTTTGAATGTTCCTGTTTTCAATGCCAAAATAGGAAGTTATTATTTGTTAGTGAGCTAGTCCTAAGCTGGCGATTTTCTAGACAAAGCTATACTTATGTAGACAAAAATCAATTTCTCTTGAGTTAAAAAATCAACTATCTTGATATATAATCCTGGGATATCCAGTATTGAATTAAGACTATTGCCGACGCGAAAACCAAGCAATGACAGTGGTAGTCTTTTTGAAAATCTTAACTGCCCTTCGGGCGAGGCAAAAGGCAGGGGGCAGGAGGATGGAGAATTTTGAATTAAGAATAAAGCCTTTTTGACTCGCCCATTTGGGTTTAAGTCCCCCGCCATAATCTGGTGATTTGGCGGTCTATGATTGGAGGTGGGTTGAAAATCCCCTATAATCGGCCTCCAGCAAAACTGCCTTTCAACTCCTGCCTCCTTTCACACCAGAAAGATCGCGTTGGGCTACAGCGTGCAAGTCTACGGAGGGATAACCGCTCCCATGCTCCCGTTGAAGTAGAAAGTAAAGTCTAGTTTTGTCTAGGTTTTATATAGCAGAGAACCCAATCTCTAAAAATGGCAATATAATTTAAAAGATAAAATCCCTAGTAAAGCATGGCAGAAATGGCTGTATCTAGCAATGAAAAAAAGCTGATTCTCTCCGGTGTTATAACTGTTACAGCCTTCTGCCTGATTCGACTAGTAAATTGCAACCGAGCCGAGTGAACGATAACAGCTATGTCTTACGCTTCCATCCTGAAAAACATACCAGAAATATTCAGCCAACCCACTGGAATAGCAGCTATAGCCTCTCTTGGTATCCACGGTGCTATTGCTTTGATTGTGCCATTAATGCCTGTTGATTCTGGTCAATCCACAGAACCTAATACCACAAAAGCAGTCGGGTTAATGGAGTTGAGTCCGGCTGATCAAAACCGATTGCCTCAAACAGCACCATCCCAGGTGGCTTTACAACCACAACTGCCACAACAACCGGAAATTCCTTTGATTAATTTTGGTGAGGAAAAAGTTATTATCCCACCTGTAGAATCAGCTATCCAAGCTCCTTTACCTAGCCAGACTGTACTGCCACCGATCCCTACATCATCGGCCAACTATAATCTTTCTTACTTGCCCAAAAGGCAGCCTATCCAAAGATTTGCTAGAAACGATTTTAGAACTCAAGTTTCTAATTTCCGCATCAGCAGAAATACATTTTCTCCTTCATCCTCTCCTTTTGTGGATGATATAGATGCCAAAATTAAAGAAACCCAAGCACTGAATATCAACCGTTTGCCACAAGTTCAGGCAGATAATAAATTACCTAGTGAACCGCTAATTAACCCATCTCCTGATGCTATTGATATTGGCTCTACGGCAACACCACAGGGTGTTACTGAACCACAAAAAATTCAGTTAGGAGATAACCCAGTTCAAATTGCTGCTAATTCTCCTTCTGATATTGCTGCTGAACCATCTCTACAAGGTAAAGGTCAATTACGGGCAGCAGCAGCAATCGTGATCCCATCTTCAGCAACTTCCACTCAGCAACAAACCCAAGTAACAACTGGAAGCGAGTTTGATTCTCAAGGTCAGAAACGGGAACAGTTATTGGCCAAGCTCGACTCTTATAACACCCTGAGAAAAACGATTCGGGAAGCATACCCCAATGTTAAGGAACAAGCAGTTATCCGTGAAACTATCTCTACAAATAAACAAGGGATGGAAGGTACTGTTTTGGGTCGATTAGTTGTAGATCCTAATGGTAAGGTCCTAGATATCAAGTTCCAAGATGGATCAGTAGCTCCTGAACTACAATCCAAAACTAGGGAATTTTTCAACGCTAATCCACCTAAAGGTGAGAAACGCATTAGCTCTTATCCTTTCCAACTCAGATTTACAAATAATGGCGATAGGAAAATTCCCCAGAAGATTCAACAGTTAAAGCCCTCACCAAGTCCAGAGACTCAAACAGTATCTGATCCACAAATAGACAAAAATCAGTCTAATAATCAAGCTGTTGTTATTCCTAATCCATCACCAACATCTGTAGTTAGTGATGATAAACCTGCTTTATCTACTGAATCTGCTCAAAAGTTGATTCAACAGTTACGTCAAATCAAGGAAACAAGACAAAACTCAAATCAAGAAAATTAAGAATTCAGGAGTCAGGAGTCAGGAGTCAGGAGTCAGGAGTCAGGAGTCAGGAGTCAGGAGTCAGGAGTCAGGAGTCAGGAGAAAGAATTAATTTTTACCCTTGCTCCCTGCTCCCTGCTTTCTTCATAACAAGTGTTCAAAAAAAGATGATACTACCAGCCTGTTTCCGCTTTCTGGAAAACATAAGCGGCCACTTCCAGAATTTCCTGCTCGCTTAATTTGCTCTTGAAGGCGGGCATGGCACTTTTACCGTTCTGAATTTGATGGATAATGGTTTGAATAGGTTCAGTATCATAATTTTCTAAATATTTTGATAGTGCTGATTTTTGTAAAGTTTTATGTTCAACTAGGATATTAGCGCCTCCTATATGGCAAGAAGCACAGTGATTACTAAAAATGGCGCTGCCTGTAGATGCTTCTGCGGCTAAGGCGGGATCAATGAATTGGAAGTTAAACAACAGGGCGATCGCCAACAGTAAAATTAATAAAGGTATTCTCAAGAGATTTTCCTCGCAACAAGCACATCTCTGATTTTAGATTTTGGATTTTGGATTTTGGATTTTAGAATAAATCCGGGAGCTTGTAGCATTTTCAGTTACCGAATAATTTGTATATTATAATACGGCATTTATCCAATAAAATTTATCTTACAAACTAAAATTAGCGGTAACTAGCTCATCCCTTTATTCTTTCCCAGGGATCAAACTCGTTACCGCTCCTATTCATTAGTTTGTACCACCTGATGAGCAAAAAAATCATCTGGTGTTAAATGAGCGAGATTGTTAGCTGGCAACAGTTAGTTTACCAACCATACCCGCACCACGGTGAGGTTCGCAGTAGAAGGTGTAATCACCAGCTGGTGCATCTGCGGGGATAACTGTTTCCATTTTTTGCCCAGGATTGAGTGCTAATTTTTTGTGAGACAAAGATGCAGCTAAAGCTTTATCCTTAGCAGGATTTTTTATAGGATCAAAGACAACGTTGTGGGGAGGAACTTTGTTGTTAAACCACACAATTGTGTCACCAGGTTTAACAGTTAACTGCTTAGGCTCAAATTGCAACAATCCTTTGTCACTACCCAATTTGACGGTGTAGGTTTCAGCAGATGCGGTGGGAGTGAAAACAGCAAAGCTGCTAACAACTAACAGTACAGTTAAAACAGCTAAAGTCAAGCGTCTCCAACTTGCTGCTATTAATTTCATGGCTCTCTCCTGAGATATAGTTTTATTTTTCTTTTCTTATGTTAACTACATTTAACACCAAATATGACACCCTGTCATAGATAAAAATTTTTTTTAAGAATTAGCGGTTATTAATAGGAAAGTGCAGATTAAAATACAAAGTTCCCAATCCTGCTTCCAGAGAGCAAAGTCAAGTATAAGCAGTAGGTATAAGTAAACCAAAATGACAGAAATGCTTGAATGCACTCAGGTATCAGGAATAGGAACTGAGATTTTTCTACAGTAAGGGCAAAATTGCCCATACTTTTAGAAAGTAAGAAGGCCAATGAGCAGATGTTTAGTAATGGATCTTACCACCACCCCATCTAATACCAACGATTTTTGGCTGGATGAGAATATGAGCAGCGATCGCCTTCAGGTCATCGTCTGTCAAGTTTCTCATTTCTGTAAAGATATCGGCGCTCTTGATACTAGGATGAATTTCAGAAATCTCGGTTTCACCATCGTAGGTGGTAGGATTCTTCATGTAGTCAACCAACCCTTCAATATTGTCACGTCTGGGTGTAGCTAAAGCTAAAGCTTCTGGTTCTAATCCTACGTTTTGATTAGTCTTGGTTACACCACCAGCATGACATTGAGCGCAGGTGTCATTAAATAATTTTTTACCTATTGCCAGTTGCGGTATGCTAATGACAACAGTATCACCCTGTTCGTTCAATTTGACAGTTCTGGTAGCTTGATCTAGTTCCAAAGCTGTTGCACTACCGATGAATAATTGAAAACTCAATACAACAGCAGCAACAACAACGCTTATCAGTCTTCTAAACATATTTCCCCTTCAAGTTTGTAATGCTCAACACAGCTAAGACACAAAGATAGTTCCCACAAGCATAGATATAGCAGGTGACAGCGAACAGGTGACAGGTGACAGTGCTAAAAGCCTTTTAGTGTTTAAGTTGTAGCATCTGCTGATGTCCTAACTGCCTTGTCAGTTGCTATATTTATCTGATGCTAAAAGTTTGCCGGGTAGAAAACCGACGGGGAGAACTACAACACCCCTGATCCTGTAGCTAAAAGCTATCAGGATGACTTTGGTAAAATATTCTCGCTATCATTAACATCAGCATGAATCAGTTTACCATTAGGTGCTGATCCTGAGTTTGTCAATCACAGGGAATTAGAAATAGGAAAGATGCTGACAATTGATACAAATCTTTATAAATAAATTTACAATTTGTAAAGTTAACCTTTTCCACCCGTAAAAGTCACACCTTGAATAAAATAGCGATTGAAAAAAGCATAAATTCCTAAAGCTGGTAAAGTAAACACCATAGAAGCAGCCATAATATAATTCCAATAGCTGATATATTGACCTTTAAAGCTATTCAAACCTAGAGGTAAGGTAAACATTTCCGGGTCAAATAAAATTACCAGAGGTAGTATAAAATTATTCCAACTACCCATAAATACAAAAACCGCCTGTGCTGCTAGTGCTGGTTTTGCTAGGGGTAAAACAATATCTCGGAAAATCTCCCAAGTGCTTAAACCATCAAGTTGTGCAGCTTCTTCTAATTCTTGAGGAAAATTAACAAAAAACTGCCGCATCATAAAAATGAAGGTAGCATTTACCATAGTCGGTACAATCATACCTTGATAAGAATTAAGCCAACCCAATGTTTTTAAAATCAAAAATGTAGGAATGAGAGTAATTTGTGTGGGTACTGCTATAACTGCGATGATTAAGAATAACCAAAAGCGTTTACCAACAAATCGCAATCTAGATAAAGCATAACCAGCCATTGAATTTAAAATTAAATTGAAAAACGTAACGCTAACAGCAATTATTACACTGTTAAATAACCAGCGCCAAAATAGCGGTTCTTGGAGAAAAATTTGCTGATAGTTCTTAAAAGTAAAATTGTGAGGAATAAAATTTAGTTCACCGCTAATAATTTCGGAAAGAGGTTTAAAGGATGCAGAAAGCGCCCAGAGGAAGGGAATAATGGTGATAAAACCATAAGTTATTAACAACAGATATAACAGGATTTTCAACCAAGGAAAACGAGAAACTTGATTCACATTTTTTCACCTCCAAATATTCGCCTTTGAATGACAGTGATAGAAATGATTAAAGCTGCAAGTAAAAAAGCCACAGCAGCAGCATATCCTAATTGTAAATTTCTAAATACAGCTTGATAAATTAATAATACCACCGTCAAAGTAGCATTATTTGGTCCACCAGTGCCACCGGAAAAAATATAAGATTGATCAAATAATTGAAAAGTGCCAATTATGCCTACTGCTACCACAAACAAAGTCACTGGTTGTAATAAAGGAAGAGTAATATTAATAAACTGATCCCAAGCATTTGCACCATCTAAATTGGCTGCTTCATAAAGTGTTTGGGGAATATCTTGTAAAGCTGCTAAATAAATCACCATATAAAAAGGCGCAGTTGACCAAATATTCATGATCATAATGCCTTTTAATGCCACTTTTGGATCTCCTAACCAATTATAAGTAGGTAATCCCAAAAATGCCAGAAAATCATTTAGTAAACCATCGGTATTATAAATCCACATAAAGATGAGTGTTAACACCGCAGATGATGTAACTGTGGGCAAAAAATAGAGGATTCGCCACCAGTTTTTACCCCGAATACCAGAATTTAAAGTAACTGCGAGAATTAAAGCGAAAATTGTTTGACTGGGGACAACAATTGCTGCATATTCGATTGTATTTTTGAGAGCAATTTTTAATTGTTCGTCTTCTACCAAATGGGTGAAATTTCTCAAGCCAATAAGTTTATATTCAATACTACCTAAAAGTTGTACTTTGTGGAGGGAAAGAAAGACAGCGTAGAGGATGGGAAGGATAACGAAAGTAAGTAATATCAAAATAGCAGGGAGCATGAAAAGATAACCTGCTAAGTTTTCGTTAACCTTTTCGGGTTGGTTGCGGGTTTGTCTGTTGATTCGCAGGTTCTACCTCCTATTCAATATTTTGTTCAGTGTATTTTCACAATAGCAGAAGGCAGAGCCTTTTCAACTGCATTCCCAGGTAGAACTTGGGAACGAGGGATTTTTTTATTAATGAACCACGAAGACACGAAGGACACGAAGAAGAGAAGAAGAGAAGAAGGAAAGAAGGAAAGAAGGAATCCATCATTTTCATCTGCTGATTAGCATTATTTTGCGCTCTCAACATCGCCTGTTTTAAAGATTGTTCCCCCAATAAAGCACTTAAAAATTGATTCTCAAAATTATTAACAATTACTGCTGGATATTTACCAAGTTGCCAAGGAGTAGCATCATCAAGACCTGCTACTAATGCAGACCTTAAATAATCTTGATCATAACCTAATTTATTGGCTACAGATTTGCGAGTTGGTAAAGCAAAACCTGTTACTGTCCACTTTTCCATTCCTTCTTTACCTGTCAAATAAGAAATTAATTCCCAAGCTGCTTTTTTATGTTTTGTTTGTTTATTCATGACATAGGCAACAGTATAAACCATTGTGCCTTTTTGATTATTAATTTTGGGGACTTCTGCGGTAGCAAAATCTAACTGGGGAAAGGTTTCTTGCAGATAAGGAATAGCCCAATTTCCCTCAATTACCATTGCCACTTTACCTTGTCCAAACATATCTGTACCTGAACTCGCACCAACATCTGATGGTAAGGCTGATGTTTGATATTTTCGATATTGATCTATCACTAATTGTAAACCTTTTAAAGCTTTTTCACTAGCAAAGGTAGCATTACCATTTTCATCAATTAACTTTCCGCCAAAAGCTTGAATTTTGTAAACATGGCGTGATATTGCTGGACTTTCTCCAAACCCGTATCTATTAAGTTTACCTGTTAATTTTTGAGAGTAACTTAATAATTCATCCCAAGTAGTTGGCGGTTTATTGAAACCTGATTTTTTAAAAGCTTTTTTGTTATAAAATAAAGCTAATGTAGAATAATCTTTAGGTATTCCATAAATATGGTTATGCTCTTTAAAAATTTCTAATAAATTTTTATCAAAATCTTGTAAATCAAATTTATCTGTGATGTAATTATTGAGAGGTTCTAAAACATTTTTACTTATCAAAAAAGGAGCTTCTACAGCATCTAAATAAAATACATCTGGTGCAGCTTCACCAATTAAGCGAGTTTTAATTACATCCATATATTGATCAGAAATTAATTCATATTTAACTTTAATTTGGGGATGTTTGATTTCAAAATCTTGCAATACTTGTTTTAAAAGTTTTTGTTCTACAGGTGAACCACCCCAACCACTAAGTTTAATAGTAACTGCTGATTTGCTGGGTTGTAATTGGTGACAACTGATCACAATGATAGCCACTGTGATAATTAATATACAGAATTTTAACCATTTGTATTTGTTCATGGACAGATAAAAGTTTTTATTTTCTCATTTATAGATGCTGTAACTCCGGGAGCATCCCAATGAAATAAAAAATGACCGCAGCAACACTAAAAAATCTCTTAAACTCTCTTACCTTTGTGTCCTTTGCGCCCTTTGCGGTTCAATCATATTAAGCTTTGGGGCATATTATTTCCATAGACAAAAATGAATTTACACATTTGGGATGATCCCGTAACTCAAGACTCATCTTTAAGCAGTATGAATTTTTATTGAGAAATGGTATATAGAAGAACAAACAACTATTATTAACTGAAATTTTACTCATTTCGTCACCGCTAGACGATAGTTTATGGACTCGGTTAAAGTTGAAATATCTACTTCTTTAAATCTGGAAATTCCTCAGATTGATTCATTAAACAATGTTCTACGTTCTGAATCTAAATCTAGCTCTCGTTTTCCTAAAAATGCGATTCGTACCAGTTTACAAGCTTCTACTTTAGATGCTATTTTTGCCACAATTTTTTCTATTACTGCTGGGGGAATTTTACTGAGTAATTTTTTGGTAGAATTAGATGCTAGTCCGGTAATTTTTGGGATGCTTTCTTCAATTCCCATGCTAGTAAATCTCATTCAGCCTTTAGGTGCTTATATCTCAGAACGCACTACTAGCAGGTTTCAATATTCGGCGCTGGTTTATGGAATTTCTCGCCTATTTTGGCTGTTTTTAGTAATAGGAATTATCTGTAAGAGTTGGGGATTGATCAATTCTCAGCAGTTGGTGATATTAACGCTGGTAATTGTCTTTTTTAGTCATCTTGTTGGGGGTTTGGGATGTGCATCTTGGATGAGTTGGTTAGCAATTATTGTTCCTAAAAGGTTACGGGGTAGATATTTTGGAATACGTAATAGTGCGGCCAGTTTAACTAATTTGTTATGTGTTCCTTTGGCGGGTTTTGCTGTTTCTCATTGGTTTGGGGGAACTCTCCAAGGTTATGGGTTGGTTTTGTTTGTGGGGATTTTATTTGGGTTAGTTAGTTTAGGTTGTCAGTATTTTAAAATTGATGTTAATCCCCAATTACAAAATACTTATATAGAAGTTACGCGAAATAAAGACAATGTAGGGGTAATTCATGAATTACCCCTACCCAAGAATAAGGAAAATGATCAAAATTCCCATTTTTGGATATTTTTACTGTATTTCAGTTTATGGATGTTGGCTTTTAATCTTTGCGCCCCTTTTGTAAATCTTTATCTGCTGGAAACTTTAAATATAGATGTGGGTTGGGTGACTGTTTACAGCAGTCTGCAAGCAGGAGCAAATTTGTTAATGGTGGTTTTTTGGGGTAAGTTAGCAGATAAATTAGGAAATCGTCCGATTTTGATATTTGTGGGGATTATTGTTGCAGTTACGCCTTTATTTTGGTTTGGAATTGGTAACAGAAATTTAGATATTTGGTTGTGGCTACCACTATTACATATTTTTATCGGTGGTACTGGTGCTGCGGTGGATTTATGTAATAACAATTTGCAGATTGGTGTTACACCAGTCAGAAATCAATCTATTTATTTTGCGATCGCTGCTGCTATTGCCGGTGTAACTGGTGCTTTAGGGACAACTATCGGCGGTTTTATCGCCCAATCTCCCCATTTTGGCGGTTTATTAGGTTTATTTGCCCTTTCTAGCATTTGCAGACTAGCAGCATTGATCCCGCTTGTATTCATTAGGGAACAGGTGACAGGTGACAGGTGACAGGTGACAGTAGAGATGGGGAAGCAGGGTAAGCAGGGTAAGCAGGGGAAGCAGGGGAAGATTAAGAACCCAATCACCAATCACCAATCACCAATCACCTACTCTACACCAGTAGAAGTTAATGTCATTGTTTCCCACAAAACCATGTTAGGTGCGGTGGGCATGGGTTGGTGTAAAGATATTAACTGTGCCAATGTATTCTTTAACTGAGTGCGGGGAACAATTTCATCTACAAAACCATGCTTGAGTAAGTCTTCGGCGGTTTGGAAATCTTCGGGTAGTTTTTCCCGCAGGGTTTGTTCAATAACTCGTCTGCCGGCAAAACCGATGGTGGCTTTGGGTTCGGCGATGATGATATCACCCAACATGGCAAAACTAGCGGTAACGCCTCCGGTGGTGGGATTTGTTAAGACGGGAATGTATAATAAACGAGCATCTTGATGGCGTTGTAAAGCACCGGAAATTTTCGCCATTTGCATTAAGGACAACATTCCTTCCTGCATTCTCGCACCACCAGAGGTACAAACGATAACGACAGGATAGCGGCGTTGTGTAGCTTGTTCTATTAAACGAGTGAGTTTTTCACCGACAACAGAACCCATACTACCACCCATAAAACGGAAGTCCATGACTCCTAAAGCGATGGGTAAACCGTTAATTTGCCCTAAACCGGTTTTTACTGCGTCTATTAAACCGACTTTTTCCTGAGTTTCCCGGATGCGATCGCTGTAGGGTTTGCGATCGCGGAATCCTAAAGGATCAGTGGGACGCAAATTTTCATCTATGGGTTTCCAAGTATTTGCATCAATTAACTGACGGATACGTTCATCACTATCGACTCGGTTATGATGACCGCATTCTGCACAAACCATTTGATTAGCTTTTAGGTCTTTAGCATAAGCCAAAACACCACATTTCGGGCATTTGTGCCACAAACCATCGGCTATTTCCCGTTCTTGTTTTTCTAAATTGGGAGATCCTGATTTACGACGATTTGCAAACCAATCAAATAAAGACTTTAAACCGCGTGATTCTTCGTTGTTTGCCATTTTTATTGTTATTTAAGTAGGTATGAGATGTCAAAAAATAGGTCAATCAATTTGGGATTTTAGACTTTAGACTTTAGACTTTAGATTTTAGATTTC contains:
- a CDS encoding cation:proton antiporter — protein: MEASFQITLQMVFTVLAGISAQVMAAYFKLPSIVLLLLLGILLGADGIGLLHPHLLGTGLEVIVSLATAIILFEGGLKLDLREMGRVSVSLQLLVTLGTLITLLGGSMAAHWLGEFPWNIAFLYASIVVVTGPTVIGPLIKQINVDRQVATLLEGEGVLIDPVGAILAYVVLDTILNGDPDPIKAIMGLILRLSVGAMIGGVGGFLMSWIFKRANFLSFELKNLIVLAGLWGLFTLAQTIRSESGIMTTVVAGAVFANSSVPEERLLRSFKNQLTILSVSVLFILLAADLSIASVLALGWGSLFTVLVLMFVVRPINILLCTWNSNLNWRQKLFLGWVAPRGIVSASVASLFAISLTQRGVNGGDAIKALVFLTIIMTVFCQGLTAGWLVKWLRITSKDATGAVIVGCNPLSLLIARFFQERGESVIIIDTDSQYFAQAEAQNLRVIASSALDAEVLEEAGIASRGTFLAMTNNGEVNFVLAQRAAEEFNPPRVLAVFPRDPQASSSLNSSNSRVNQAFVSDLPVKTWNEYLNNGRVKLGTTTLNEAEFSSQQEHIQEKIRTGVLVPLLMEREERLQVMSVNQSWEIGDRIIYLLYDSRPNLLKRLSGASQSTALALEKLPEVEEVPTAKFSQLSATEASGN
- a CDS encoding energy transducer TonB; translation: MSYASILKNIPEIFSQPTGIAAIASLGIHGAIALIVPLMPVDSGQSTEPNTTKAVGLMELSPADQNRLPQTAPSQVALQPQLPQQPEIPLINFGEEKVIIPPVESAIQAPLPSQTVLPPIPTSSANYNLSYLPKRQPIQRFARNDFRTQVSNFRISRNTFSPSSSPFVDDIDAKIKETQALNINRLPQVQADNKLPSEPLINPSPDAIDIGSTATPQGVTEPQKIQLGDNPVQIAANSPSDIAAEPSLQGKGQLRAAAAIVIPSSATSTQQQTQVTTGSEFDSQGQKREQLLAKLDSYNTLRKTIREAYPNVKEQAVIRETISTNKQGMEGTVLGRLVVDPNGKVLDIKFQDGSVAPELQSKTREFFNANPPKGEKRISSYPFQLRFTNNGDRKIPQKIQQLKPSPSPETQTVSDPQIDKNQSNNQAVVIPNPSPTSVVSDDKPALSTESAQKLIQQLRQIKETRQNSNQEN
- the petJ gene encoding cytochrome c6 PetJ translates to MRIPLLILLLAIALLFNFQFIDPALAAEASTGSAIFSNHCASCHIGGANILVEHKTLQKSALSKYLENYDTEPIQTIIHQIQNGKSAMPAFKSKLSEQEILEVAAYVFQKAETGW
- the petE gene encoding plastocyanin — encoded protein: MKLIAASWRRLTLAVLTVLLVVSSFAVFTPTASAETYTVKLGSDKGLLQFEPKQLTVKPGDTIVWFNNKVPPHNVVFDPIKNPAKDKALAASLSHKKLALNPGQKMETVIPADAPAGDYTFYCEPHRGAGMVGKLTVAS
- the psbV gene encoding photosystem II cytochrome c-550, with product MFRRLISVVVAAVVLSFQLFIGSATALELDQATRTVKLNEQGDTVVISIPQLAIGKKLFNDTCAQCHAGGVTKTNQNVGLEPEALALATPRRDNIEGLVDYMKNPTTYDGETEISEIHPSIKSADIFTEMRNLTDDDLKAIAAHILIQPKIVGIRWGGGKIHY
- a CDS encoding carbohydrate ABC transporter permease, producing the protein MNQVSRFPWLKILLYLLLITYGFITIIPFLWALSASFKPLSEIISGELNFIPHNFTFKNYQQIFLQEPLFWRWLFNSVIIAVSVTFFNLILNSMAGYALSRLRFVGKRFWLFLIIAVIAVPTQITLIPTFLILKTLGWLNSYQGMIVPTMVNATFIFMMRQFFVNFPQELEEAAQLDGLSTWEIFRDIVLPLAKPALAAQAVFVFMGSWNNFILPLVILFDPEMFTLPLGLNSFKGQYISYWNYIMAASMVFTLPALGIYAFFNRYFIQGVTFTGGKG
- a CDS encoding carbohydrate ABC transporter permease; protein product: MLPAILILLTFVILPILYAVFLSLHKVQLLGSIEYKLIGLRNFTHLVEDEQLKIALKNTIEYAAIVVPSQTIFALILAVTLNSGIRGKNWWRILYFLPTVTSSAVLTLIFMWIYNTDGLLNDFLAFLGLPTYNWLGDPKVALKGIMIMNIWSTAPFYMVIYLAALQDIPQTLYEAANLDGANAWDQFINITLPLLQPVTLFVVAVGIIGTFQLFDQSYIFSGGTGGPNNATLTVVLLIYQAVFRNLQLGYAAAVAFLLAALIISITVIQRRIFGGEKM